A region of Paenibacillus sp. 37 DNA encodes the following proteins:
- a CDS encoding Gfo/Idh/MocA family protein: MSNRLRVGMVGYKFMGKAHSNAYRSLPMFFPSAPLQPEMSVICGRNEQGVQEAANQFGWSESVTDWRELVKRDDIDLIDINAPSDAHKEIALEAARQGKHLFCEKPLALSLADSREMLQAAEEAGVAHMVGFNYRFSPAVQLAKDLVESGRLGKIYHFRAFFLQDWIMDPSFPLVWRLQKEVAGSGSHGDLGAHLIDLARFLVGEFQEVIGMSETFIKERPLAAEMTGLSAKGSSNADAPKGEVTVDDATLFLARFAGGALGSFEATRFAAGHRSTNSFEINGSLGSVRFDFERMNELEVYFTKDEEDVQGFRRVLATDPAHKYSEAWWPAGHTIGFEHTFTHEMLELVTAISEGRQPSPSFHDGVACQAVLEAVERSVTERRWVTLEEM; encoded by the coding sequence ATGTCAAATCGTCTTCGTGTCGGAATGGTTGGATACAAGTTTATGGGGAAGGCCCACAGTAATGCCTATCGCAGTCTGCCGATGTTTTTCCCGTCTGCTCCGCTGCAGCCCGAGATGTCTGTGATCTGTGGACGTAACGAGCAGGGAGTGCAGGAGGCAGCGAATCAGTTCGGCTGGTCCGAAAGTGTAACAGATTGGCGTGAACTGGTGAAGCGAGATGATATCGATCTGATTGATATTAACGCGCCAAGTGATGCCCATAAGGAAATTGCGTTGGAAGCAGCTCGTCAGGGCAAACATCTGTTTTGTGAGAAACCACTTGCTCTGTCCCTCGCGGATTCGCGTGAGATGCTTCAGGCAGCAGAGGAGGCCGGAGTCGCACATATGGTCGGGTTCAACTACCGTTTCTCACCAGCGGTGCAATTGGCGAAGGATCTGGTGGAGAGCGGACGACTGGGTAAGATCTATCATTTCCGTGCTTTTTTCTTGCAGGACTGGATCATGGACCCTTCGTTCCCGCTGGTATGGCGTTTGCAAAAAGAAGTGGCTGGCTCTGGTTCCCATGGGGATCTGGGCGCGCACTTAATCGATCTGGCTCGTTTCCTTGTTGGTGAATTCCAGGAAGTCATCGGCATGAGCGAAACATTTATCAAAGAACGACCACTTGCAGCAGAGATGACCGGGCTGAGTGCAAAGGGCAGTTCGAATGCGGATGCACCGAAAGGAGAAGTGACCGTCGACGATGCTACGTTGTTCCTGGCACGATTCGCAGGAGGGGCGCTGGGCAGCTTCGAAGCTACACGTTTTGCAGCGGGGCATCGCAGTACGAACTCGTTTGAGATTAATGGCAGTCTCGGCAGTGTACGGTTTGATTTTGAGCGGATGAACGAACTGGAAGTATATTTTACAAAGGATGAAGAGGACGTACAGGGATTCCGCCGTGTACTGGCAACCGATCCGGCACACAAGTACTCCGAAGCCTGGTGGCCTGCCGGACATACGATTGGATTCGAGCACACGTTCACGCATGAAATGCTGGAGTTGGTAACTGCGATCTCTGAAGGACGACAACCATCACCGAGTTTCCACGATGGGGTCGCCTGTCAGGCTGTACTGGAAGCGGTAGAACGTTCGGTGACGGAGCGACGCTGGGTGACACTTGAAGAGATGTAA
- a CDS encoding LacI family DNA-binding transcriptional regulator, with the protein MASRKEVADLAGVSEATVSRVLNGVGPIKEETRRKVLEASEQLGYVPSALARSFARSKSGNLGVVLPYVPKAHLFSAYFFSEMLSGIGSKARDNGMDLLVMFRTPGEVMNYTDLFRRQKVDACIILGARDDHEELAAMQQLHKEGHPFCVMNQHFEGQSFTEVDADHVEGSRLAIRHLTDQGYRKVAFLNGPDSYSNSQERMEGVRLGLQEAGMELDPSLLLEGNYSRRSGIEAAAIVADRLHEIDAVFAANDRMAIGVMHGLRERGIGPADFPAFVGYDDSDAAEMAVPPLSSVRVPFFEMGEFAVSKLMHGSVGDTHKANNSVVAVTESARALLPTELIIRASSIRQ; encoded by the coding sequence ATGGCATCTCGTAAAGAAGTGGCTGATCTTGCGGGTGTTTCCGAGGCAACGGTCTCCCGGGTGCTTAATGGGGTAGGTCCTATTAAAGAAGAGACACGCCGCAAGGTTCTTGAAGCTTCTGAACAGTTAGGCTATGTGCCCAGCGCTCTTGCTCGCAGTTTTGCCAGAAGTAAAAGCGGGAACCTTGGCGTGGTATTACCTTATGTTCCGAAGGCGCATCTGTTCTCGGCGTATTTTTTCTCGGAAATGCTGAGTGGGATTGGAAGCAAAGCCAGAGACAATGGCATGGACCTGTTGGTTATGTTCCGGACACCCGGTGAAGTAATGAATTATACGGATCTGTTCCGGCGTCAGAAAGTGGACGCTTGCATTATCCTAGGTGCCAGAGACGATCATGAAGAACTGGCGGCCATGCAGCAGCTTCACAAGGAAGGACACCCGTTCTGTGTCATGAATCAGCATTTTGAGGGCCAATCATTCACGGAAGTGGATGCGGATCATGTGGAAGGAAGCAGGCTTGCCATACGTCATCTTACGGATCAGGGATATCGCAAAGTCGCTTTTCTCAATGGTCCGGACAGCTACTCCAACAGCCAGGAGCGAATGGAAGGTGTCCGTCTTGGCCTGCAAGAAGCAGGTATGGAGCTGGACCCGAGTCTATTGCTTGAGGGGAATTATAGTAGACGAAGTGGCATTGAGGCGGCAGCGATTGTAGCAGATCGCCTACATGAGATTGATGCTGTATTTGCGGCCAATGACCGGATGGCCATTGGTGTCATGCATGGTTTGCGTGAGCGGGGAATAGGGCCTGCGGATTTTCCGGCATTTGTGGGTTATGACGACTCCGATGCCGCCGAGATGGCGGTTCCGCCGCTGAGTAGCGTCAGGGTTCCATTTTTTGAGATGGGTGAATTTGCAGTATCGAAGCTTATGCATGGGTCTGTGGGTGATACACATAAAGCGAATAACTCTGTTGTAGCGGTAACCGAATCAGCGAGAGCGTTGTTGCCTACCGAACTGATCATCCGTGCTTCTTCTATCCGTCAATAG
- the glpX gene encoding class II fructose-bisphosphatase has translation MERELALEIVRVTELAALASAPWMGRGDKNSADEAATLAMRAMFDSVSIRGTVVIGEGEMDEAPMLYIGEEVGNAEGPEVDVAVDPLEGTEIVAKGLNNALSVIAVAGKGNLLHAPDMYMEKLAVGPALVGKVSIEDPVEVTLEKAAAALNKNISDLTVMILDRVRHESTIKTLRKVGVRIKFLSDGDVAGAMAPAFPEAGIDLYVGSGGAPEGVLAAAALSCLGGEIQGRLMPANADEFQRCLQMGIDNPYKVLTMQDMIGTEDVIFAATGVTPGEILGGVRYLADDRAETDSIVMRAKTKTIRFIRSQHFLPNKEVLHKVRQLQSTPEPSDRIPNLVKTMEQAEFSQSSVDLGVTTTL, from the coding sequence ATGGAACGCGAACTGGCGTTGGAAATTGTCAGAGTAACAGAATTGGCTGCGTTAGCTTCAGCACCCTGGATGGGACGAGGCGACAAGAACAGTGCAGATGAAGCGGCTACTTTGGCCATGCGCGCCATGTTCGATTCCGTGTCCATTCGCGGCACGGTGGTAATCGGTGAAGGAGAAATGGATGAAGCCCCCATGTTGTACATCGGCGAGGAAGTGGGCAACGCTGAGGGGCCTGAGGTTGACGTGGCTGTAGACCCGCTCGAAGGTACAGAAATCGTGGCCAAAGGACTAAACAACGCTCTATCGGTTATTGCAGTGGCGGGAAAAGGTAACCTGCTCCACGCACCGGACATGTATATGGAGAAACTTGCGGTAGGGCCTGCGCTTGTAGGCAAGGTAAGCATTGAAGACCCGGTTGAAGTCACACTGGAGAAAGCCGCTGCCGCATTGAACAAAAACATCTCGGATCTGACAGTGATGATTCTGGATCGTGTGCGCCATGAGAGCACAATTAAGACTCTACGCAAGGTCGGTGTACGGATCAAGTTCCTCAGTGACGGTGATGTTGCTGGGGCGATGGCACCGGCCTTCCCGGAGGCGGGTATCGATCTCTATGTCGGATCTGGAGGAGCGCCAGAAGGTGTGCTGGCTGCTGCAGCGCTATCTTGCCTTGGGGGTGAGATTCAAGGTCGTCTGATGCCTGCCAACGCAGACGAATTCCAACGTTGCTTGCAGATGGGAATTGATAATCCTTACAAAGTGTTAACGATGCAGGATATGATCGGCACAGAGGATGTCATTTTTGCTGCAACAGGTGTGACGCCAGGTGAGATTCTGGGAGGGGTACGGTATCTTGCGGATGATCGGGCTGAGACGGATTCGATTGTCATGCGTGCCAAAACGAAGACCATTCGATTCATTCGTTCCCAACACTTCCTGCCTAACAAAGAAGTGCTGCACAAAGTAAGACAGCTTCAATCCACGCCTGAACCATCGGACCGCATTCCGAATCTTGTGAAAACGATGGAGCAGGCTGAGTTTAGTCAATCCTCCGTTGATCTTGGCGTTACAACGACATTGTGA
- a CDS encoding GNAT family N-acetyltransferase — translation MTIRIERCTIEHVCELQEISYETFNETFKAQNSPENMKAYLEKAFNREQLETELSMADSQFLFIYVNNQVAGYMKVNINDAQSEKMSVESLEIERVYIKKEFQKHGLGKVLLHKAIAMAKEHHKTNIWLGVWEKNENAIAFYEKMGFVQTGAHAFYMGDEEQIDLIMTKTLL, via the coding sequence ATGACGATTCGTATAGAGAGATGTACCATTGAACATGTATGTGAACTGCAGGAGATTAGTTATGAGACGTTTAATGAAACGTTTAAAGCGCAAAATTCACCCGAAAATATGAAAGCTTATCTGGAAAAGGCGTTTAATCGGGAGCAATTGGAAACGGAACTGTCCATGGCGGATTCGCAATTTCTTTTTATTTATGTCAACAATCAAGTTGCTGGGTACATGAAGGTGAATATCAATGATGCGCAGTCTGAGAAGATGAGCGTGGAATCCCTTGAGATCGAGCGGGTGTACATCAAAAAAGAGTTCCAAAAACATGGCCTTGGTAAAGTGCTGCTCCATAAAGCCATAGCGATGGCAAAAGAACATCACAAAACAAATATTTGGTTAGGTGTGTGGGAGAAAAATGAAAATGCTATCGCCTTTTATGAAAAGATGGGGTTTGTACAGACAGGAGCCCATGCTTTTTACATGGGAGATGAGGAACAGATTGATTTGATAATGACCAAAACGCTACTGTAA
- a CDS encoding YczE/YyaS/YitT family protein: MKYVLFVAGILILTLGISLTIQSELGTSPFDALLVGLSHHIGLSVGSWEVIIAFLLIGCNSLLQQQKPEFLGLVTAFITGVGIDIWLYVSDSLITPEVWYSKLMTFVIGLVIISIGTAIYLQTNFAPIPIDRLTLILREITRTPLFVSRTLIYFVFLMLAFLFGGPIGLGTLLTVCCAGLLLQFIMGHTKKIIDRI, from the coding sequence TTGAAATATGTACTTTTTGTCGCAGGTATTCTCATCTTAACACTTGGCATTTCCCTTACCATCCAATCTGAATTGGGTACCTCACCGTTTGATGCACTTCTGGTAGGGCTGTCACATCATATAGGGCTAAGTGTAGGTAGCTGGGAGGTCATCATTGCTTTCCTATTAATTGGATGTAATTCGCTTTTGCAGCAGCAAAAACCCGAGTTTTTGGGACTCGTCACCGCATTCATTACTGGTGTCGGGATTGATATCTGGCTTTATGTATCTGATTCCTTGATCACACCCGAAGTTTGGTACAGCAAATTAATGACTTTTGTCATTGGTTTAGTGATCATAAGTATCGGCACGGCAATTTATTTACAGACCAATTTTGCACCCATTCCGATTGACCGCTTAACATTAATTTTGCGCGAAATCACGCGAACCCCCTTATTTGTATCGAGAACATTGATTTACTTTGTATTTTTGATGCTGGCATTCCTTTTTGGTGGACCGATCGGGCTTGGTACATTATTAACTGTGTGTTGCGCAGGTCTGCTTCTTCAGTTCATCATGGGCCATACGAAAAAGATAATAGATCGCATATGA
- a CDS encoding glycosyl hydrolase, with protein sequence MKNLLKKATAMMLALVLLLGLMTAPVHADTPLFTIESENAQLTPDLQVVTSIYGQPKPGFSGAGFVWMQNSGTLTFTVTVPETGMYAISTRYMQELSADGRSQNLIVNGVTKGAYMLPYTTTWSDFDFGFHKLNQGVNTIELKAGWGFAYFDTFTVDHADLDPLNVQPVLTDPEATPETQILMNYLTEVYGNNIISGQQEIYGGGNDGDTGLEFEWIHDLTGKYPAIRGFDLMNYNPLYGWEDGTTDRMIDWVNNREGIATASWHINVPRNFNTYELGDFVDWKEATYKPTETNFNTANAVIPGTKEYQYVMMTIEDLAEQLLILQDNDVPVLFRPYHEAEGNGGLNGEGAWFWWASAGADVYKQLWNLLYTELTETYGLHNLIWTYNSYVYSTSPAWYPGDDQVDLVGYDKYNTIYNRYDGLSGVPNEDAITSIFYKLVELTGGTKMVAMTENDTIPSVKNLTEEKSGWLYFCPWYGEHLMSSAFNYPATLKTLYQSDYVITLDELPNLKVNNPNPSASITPGNVEFDKYTPNQSDKTVTVNANGNTLTALRAGNNALTATTDYTLNGSTLLLKKAYLATLPVGEHSIVLDFIQGQDPVLKVKIVDSTPGTNAVISPVNATFDKATNPAQDISVSLTLNGRQLTSITKGNATLVAGQNYTASSSAVVLNKSYLATLPLGQNVLTLHFNGGNDAVLTVNVIDSTVTVPAGDLTIQAFNGNTIASTNGISPKFKLVNSGNSAIPLSDVKLRYYYTIDGEEAQSFWSDWASMGSTNVTSQFVKLATPVAGADHYLEVGFTSAAGSLNAGQSAEVQTRFSKNNWTNYTQTNDYSFKASGSQFANHDKVTGYVNGQLVWGIEP encoded by the coding sequence ATGAAAAATTTGCTCAAAAAGGCAACCGCAATGATGCTGGCATTGGTCCTACTGCTTGGATTAATGACAGCGCCCGTTCATGCAGACACACCATTGTTCACCATCGAAAGCGAAAATGCGCAGCTCACCCCGGATCTTCAAGTGGTTACTTCAATCTATGGACAACCCAAGCCCGGATTCTCAGGGGCCGGATTTGTCTGGATGCAGAACTCTGGCACATTAACCTTCACAGTTACTGTCCCGGAAACCGGCATGTACGCAATCTCCACACGATATATGCAGGAGCTCAGTGCAGATGGCAGGTCACAAAATTTAATTGTGAATGGTGTTACGAAAGGTGCGTACATGCTGCCTTACACGACAACATGGTCAGACTTCGATTTTGGCTTTCACAAGCTGAATCAGGGTGTCAATACGATTGAGCTGAAGGCTGGCTGGGGCTTCGCGTATTTTGATACTTTTACAGTGGATCATGCTGATCTGGATCCCCTGAATGTGCAGCCAGTTCTCACTGATCCTGAAGCTACACCGGAAACTCAAATTTTGATGAATTATTTAACGGAGGTATACGGAAACAACATTATTTCTGGTCAGCAAGAGATCTACGGAGGAGGGAATGACGGAGATACAGGGCTTGAATTCGAGTGGATTCATGATTTGACCGGAAAGTATCCGGCTATCCGTGGCTTTGATCTGATGAACTATAATCCGTTGTATGGTTGGGAGGACGGCACAACCGATCGCATGATTGATTGGGTGAATAACCGTGAAGGTATTGCAACAGCTTCCTGGCATATCAATGTGCCTCGTAATTTCAATACGTATGAGCTTGGGGACTTTGTGGATTGGAAAGAAGCTACGTACAAGCCAACCGAAACGAATTTTAATACAGCAAATGCGGTAATTCCCGGTACGAAAGAGTATCAGTACGTGATGATGACCATCGAGGATCTGGCCGAACAATTGCTGATTTTGCAAGATAACGATGTGCCAGTGCTTTTCCGTCCGTATCATGAAGCAGAAGGCAACGGCGGGCTGAACGGGGAAGGCGCATGGTTCTGGTGGGCTTCGGCAGGCGCAGACGTATACAAACAGCTATGGAATCTGCTCTATACCGAACTGACCGAGACGTATGGCTTGCACAATCTGATCTGGACCTACAACAGCTATGTATATAGTACTTCTCCGGCTTGGTATCCGGGTGATGACCAGGTAGATCTTGTCGGATACGACAAATACAATACGATCTACAACCGTTATGACGGTTTGTCGGGCGTGCCCAATGAGGATGCGATTACCTCGATTTTCTATAAGCTTGTTGAGTTGACGGGCGGTACAAAAATGGTAGCGATGACGGAGAACGACACGATTCCAAGCGTGAAAAATCTGACAGAGGAGAAGTCAGGATGGCTGTACTTCTGTCCTTGGTATGGCGAGCATCTGATGAGTTCTGCATTTAATTACCCGGCAACACTGAAAACGCTTTATCAAAGTGATTATGTCATTACGTTGGATGAGCTGCCAAATCTAAAGGTTAACAATCCCAACCCCAGTGCATCCATCACACCTGGAAACGTTGAATTTGACAAATACACACCCAATCAAAGCGATAAAACCGTAACCGTGAATGCAAACGGCAATACGCTAACTGCTCTCCGGGCAGGCAACAATGCGTTGACCGCAACGACAGACTATACCTTGAACGGAAGCACATTGCTGCTGAAAAAAGCTTATCTGGCAACCCTGCCAGTTGGTGAGCATTCGATTGTTCTGGATTTTATTCAAGGTCAGGACCCTGTGTTAAAAGTCAAAATTGTGGATTCAACACCGGGTACAAATGCTGTGATTTCTCCTGTGAATGCAACATTTGATAAAGCGACGAATCCCGCACAGGATATTTCCGTATCTCTCACCTTAAACGGCCGTCAGCTCACAAGCATCACGAAGGGGAATGCTACGCTTGTAGCGGGTCAGAATTATACAGCATCCAGCTCTGCTGTTGTTCTGAACAAATCCTATCTTGCCACGCTTCCGCTGGGCCAGAACGTATTGACCCTTCACTTCAATGGAGGAAATGACGCTGTGCTAACGGTGAACGTCATAGATAGCACCGTTACTGTCCCAGCAGGGGATTTGACGATTCAAGCTTTTAACGGCAATACAATTGCATCCACCAACGGAATTTCACCCAAATTCAAATTGGTCAACTCAGGCAATTCGGCTATTCCGTTAAGTGATGTAAAACTCCGGTATTACTATACAATTGACGGGGAGGAAGCTCAGAGTTTCTGGTCCGACTGGGCCAGTATGGGCAGCACAAATGTAACGAGCCAATTCGTTAAACTGGCGACTCCAGTTGCCGGAGCGGATCATTATCTTGAAGTGGGCTTTACAAGTGCAGCGGGATCACTGAATGCGGGCCAGAGCGCAGAGGTTCAAACTCGCTTTTCCAAAAACAATTGGACGAATTACACACAGACTAATGATTACTCGTTTAAGGCATCTGGTAGTCAGTTCGCAAACCATGATAAGGTCACCGGGTATGTGAACGGTCAGCTGGTATGGGGAATTGAGCCGTAA
- a CDS encoding (2Fe-2S)-binding protein: MSKPLESHWTAVVNGEQKHLEIAQTTRLVDVLRTHLQLTGTKVSCEVGRCGACMVLMDGEPVNSCLIMAYQCEGSDIMTIEGLQGDEKGTLHPIQQAFVEEGGFQCGYCTPGMVISTKALLDAHPEPSQEQIETGLCGNLCRCTGYGGIIRAVRKAGERCATKETSAQETVS; this comes from the coding sequence ATGAGTAAACCACTTGAGAGTCACTGGACAGCCGTTGTGAACGGCGAACAGAAACATCTGGAGATCGCGCAAACGACCCGGCTTGTCGATGTGCTACGGACTCATTTGCAACTAACGGGTACCAAAGTATCCTGCGAAGTCGGTCGATGCGGCGCATGTATGGTTCTGATGGATGGAGAGCCTGTGAACTCCTGTCTTATCATGGCTTATCAATGTGAGGGAAGTGACATTATGACGATTGAAGGTCTGCAAGGGGATGAGAAAGGCACTCTGCATCCGATTCAACAGGCTTTTGTGGAGGAAGGTGGCTTCCAGTGCGGCTACTGCACTCCGGGCATGGTGATCTCAACCAAGGCATTACTGGATGCACATCCTGAGCCTTCTCAAGAACAGATTGAAACGGGATTGTGCGGGAATCTGTGTCGTTGTACCGGCTATGGTGGCATTATTCGGGCGGTACGCAAGGCAGGGGAACGCTGTGCGACAAAGGAGACGTCTGCCCAGGAAACCGTTAGTTGA